A segment of the uncultured Desulfobulbus sp. genome:
GAATCGATCGCGCTCGACTGTTGAACAGGCCGATAGAATGTTTTGTTGCGCCCGAATCCATCGCCGCTTTGGGAGAATTTTTTACCAAGGTCTTCTCCGAAGAGCAGAAGGCAACCGGCGAAATCCTCATTGCAGATGGTGATGGGGGGCAGCGGCATCTCTACCTGGAAGGGGCCGGGTTTGAAAATGCCCTGGGCAGGTGGCAGTGTAGGATTGCGATGATGGACGTGACCGAGTCCCGTCGCAACTCGATTGAGCTCGAGCATTACCGCTATCACCTGGAAGAGTTGGTGCAGCAGCGTACCAGCGAGCTGGAGACGGCAAATGCGCGCCTCCGGGAGCAGGCGGAAAATCTGGCTTCCATCTACCAGGCATTGCAGAGCATAGGACTGATCGTCTGTCACCTGGATAAGGACGATGCCCGTATCGATATCTTCAGCGCCGGGGCGGAGAAACTCTTCGGCCATCGCCAGGAGGAGATGCTCGGCAAGTCGCTCTCGCTGATCTGCCCCCATAAGGGGCCGCGGCTGCTGTTTTCGCAGATGGAGCAATGGCGGATGGGGGAGCCCATGCAGTCCTTCAACATGACCCTGATGCGCAAATCCGGTGACCAGTTTCCGGCTGTTGTCTCGATCCATCCTTTCTGTAAGGTCGACGGCGTCTTTACCAAGCTGGTCGGCGGTTTCCGCGATATTTCCGAGTTGATTCAGGTTCAGGAGCAGCTGCAGGACATGAACAACGAGCTGGAACGGCGGGTGGCCGCACGCACCACCGAGTTGCATGAATCAAACGTCGCCCTGACCGTCTTGCTCAAGAAACGGGAGGAGGATCGCAAGATCCTCGCCGATCAGGTGGTGTCCAACACCTCCCATTTGGTAGACCCCCTTGTGGAGCGGTTACGAAAAACCAATCTCAGTGGCGAACAGCGGACCCTGGTGGATATTCTCGCCGCCAACATCACCGAGTTGACCTCACCCTTTTCCGCCAATTTTTCCTCGAAACTCAATCGGCTGACTCCGGCGGAACTGCAGGTGGCCAACCTGGTCAAACTGGGGAAACGGACCAAGGAGATCGCCGAGATCATGCATCTCTCACCGGGGACGATCAGCATTCATCGCAAGAATATTCGACGTAAGCTGGAACTGACCCACCAGAAAACCAATCTGCAGACCATGCTCTCCAACAACAGTTGACCTGCACAGGAATAAAACAGGAGGCACCCATGCACGAGGCACTTTTTTATCAAGCGGGCGAGGCGCAGAAAGTTGTCTGCAACCTCTGTCACCATCATTGCCGCATTTCCTCCGGAAAACGGGGGCGATGCGGAGTCCGGGAGAACAGGGAAGGGCGCCTTTACAGCCTGGTCTATGGCCAACTGGTGGCGGAGCATATCGACCCGATCGAAAAAAAGCCGATGTTTCATCTCCTCCCGGGCAGCCTTTCCTACTCCATTTCCACCGTGGGCTGTAACTTTCAATGCCGTCACTGCCAGAACTACCAGATCTCGCAGTATCCGCTGGTGCACCAGGGGCAGATTGCGGGCTCCGACCGCAGCCCGGCATTCGTTATCGACCAGGCGGTGCAGGCCGGTTGCGCCAGCATCAGCTATACCTATGTCGAACCGACCATCTTCTATGAGTTCGCCTATGACTGCTGCCTGCTGGCGCGGGAACGTGGCCTGAAAAATATCTTTGTCAGCAACGGCTACATGACCGCGGAGGTGGTGCGCCATCTGGCTCCGGTCCTGGATGGGATCAATATCGATCTCAAATCCTTTCAAGACGATTTTTATGTGAAGATCTGCAAGGCACGCCTGGACCCGGTGCTGGAAAATATCAGGTTGTTCCATGAACTCGGCGTTTTGGTCGAGGTGACCACCCTGGTCATTCCCGGACACAACGACAGCGAGGAGGAACTGCAGGCCATTGCCGGCTTTCTTTACTCGATCTCCCCGGATATCCCCTGGCATGTGAGCGGATTCTACCCCACCTATCAGATGCTTGACCGGCCGAGTACGCCGGCGGCAACCCTTGTGCGCGCCCGCGAGATCGGCCTGAACCGGGGACTGCGCTACGTCTATACCGGCAATGTGGTCGGCTCGGGCGGTGAGGATACCCTCTGCCCCGGTTGCGGCGCCCTGCTCATTGCCCGACGGGGCTTTCAAAGCACGCTTATCGGCCTGGAAAACGGCCATTGCGCTCAATGCCGGACCTCGATTGCCGGTGTCTGGAGTTAGACGCTGCTCCGTCCTTTTATCCCCCGGAGAATGCCTGCGCCGTTGGGCAGGTTGAGCTCCAACCGTTCCACCCGGGAGAGTCCGGCCCGATTGAGCATCTCCGCCAGTTGCCCCTCTGCGTAGGCCTGCCCCTCTCTGGTTCCAAGCAGCATGTTCAGTGAAAACAGGGCAGGATGGAGGGGGCTGGTCCGCTCATCGTCTACAATGAATTCCTGAATCAACACTGTGCCCCCTTTGGCAAGCGCTGCCGCGGCCTTGTCGACCACCGCCTGAGAGGTCGCCGGCCCCAGGCTGTGCAAAAGATGGGAGATCCAGACCACATCGAATCCCGATCCAATGGGGTCCTCGAGCACGTCGCCGGCGAGAAAGCGGATGCGATCCTTGAGTCCGTGTGCGGCAATGGTTGTCTCAGCAAAGGGACGGGTGCTGGCCAGGTCAAACACCACGGCCTCGAGTTGCGGATATTTTCGGCAGAAGTGGATTGCATAGGTTCCGGGACCGCCGGCCAGGTCAAGCAGACGCTTCCTGTCGGCCAAATTCAGCTGCTCCGCCAGCTTCGGGGCCAACTGGTTGGCCAGGTTGTACATCCCCATGAGAAAGCTCTCCCGTTCCCGGCCGTCGGTCTCAAAGGAAGAGTTGCGACGCACCGGTGTCCCACTCTGTACGGCCTGGTCGAGTTTGCTCCAGCCTTCGACCAGGTAGTGGTGGTGCATGATGATATGTCCCATGTACTGCGGGGACTGTTTACCGAGATAGGTGGCGCTGAATTCGTTGCAGCTGAACGCGCGCCCTTCCTTGACGAGGAGCTCCATTGCGCAAAGGGCGCTGAGCAGCATATCCAGTCCGCGCGGGTCGGCATGGAGCTGCTGCGCCAAGGCCTCTGCCGTCATGGACCGGTGACAGAGCGGAGAAAAGACGTCCATCTTGACCCCGGCGTGCAGGGTGCAGGTCTGCCAATAGGAGCCTGAGATTTGCAGCAGTTCGGCCAGATTCATGAGTCTCTCCAACGGTTGAATGCTGTTGTCCTGTTTGCTCCCATGATCGGAAAAACAGGAGGGGGGTATGCAGATTTACCGCGATCAATGACTGCGTTGCAGTAAATCAGTGAAGACTCTTTCCGTCAAGGACGATGATTCCCGCATCATATCAGGGGCAGGGGGCCTGCAATCGCCCGCCCGCTCTTGGAAGGGATAAAATCAACCTGTTTTTCAAGGCCTCCATTGGCAAGAGGAGGTCGGCATCAGAGACGTTACTTTCCCCTCTGGGTTGACTTGAGAGCTAACTTGCTGTATTTATATTAATATTATTTTTACTTATCGTTTAGCCGGGCAGATTCGGTTCTCGTTGCATCGAATCCCTACCTTTAATCCGCCGTCATTGTTCACCGTCACATACGGTGACAACCGGCAGGGAAAACCATACGTCTTGCAAACTCGAAGCGTCGTTCTCGTTTTTTCCTGAAAGAACAGTTTTGCCCGTTATTCAGCCAAAACTGCATACCCACGAGGAGTGAATGAAAAAAAATGATCAAGGACTCTCCATTGTCTTGCTCAGTATCCATGGACTGATTCGAGGAAACAACCTCGAGCTCGGCCGCGATGCCGATACCGGCGGCCAGACCCTCTACGTTGTCGAACTGGCCCAGGCCCTGGCCAAGCAAAGGGGCATTGCCCGGGTCGACCTGGTCACCCAACGGGTGGTTGACGACAGCGTTTCTCCCGATTATGCGCAGCATCTTGAAATTCTCGGGGAGAATCTCCGTATTGTTCGCATCGATGCCGGCCCCGAGCAGTATCTACCCAAGGAACAGTTGTGGGACCATCTCGACTTCTTTGCCGACAATCTGGTCAACTTTTTTCAGGAAGAGAATTCGTTTCCCCATATCCTCCACAGCCACTACGCCGATGCCGGCTACGTTGGCTGCCGTCTGGCCAATCAACTCGGCATTCCCCTGATTCATACCGGCCATTCGCTTGGCCGGGTCAAACGAAGCCGACTGCTTGCCAGCGGACTCAATGCCGAGGAAATCGAAAGCCGGTTCAATATGAGCCGCCGCATCGAGGCGGAGGAGCAAACGCTTTCCACCGCCGAGCGGGTGATTACCAGCACCCACCAGGAAATTGCCGAGCAGTACGAGCTCTACGATTACTACCAGCCCGAGCAGATGCGGGTCATTCCTCCGGGGACCAATCTCAACCAGTTCACGCCGCCAACCGGCGACGAACATAAAAGCGCGTTGTTCGCCACCCTGACCAGGCACCTCAAGGATCCGCACAAGCCCATTGTTCTCGCCCTGTCCCGGCCGGATCACCGTAAAAACATCGCTGCCCTGGTCGAGGCTTATGGCCAGAACGAACGGTTGCAGGAGTTGGCCAACCTGATCATCATCGCCGGCAATCGCGACGACATCAACGAGCTCGACGAGGGGGCACAGGAGGTCTTCCGCGAGCTGCTCCTCGTCATTGACCGGTACGATCTGTACAGCAAGGTGACCATGCCCAAGCACCATCGACGCGATCAGGTGCCGATGATCTACCGGATTGCCGCGGCCAGCGGAGGCGTGTTCGTCAATCCCGGGCTGACCGAACCCTTCGGTCTGACCCTGATCGAGGCCGCAGCCAGCGGCATGCCGATCGTTGCCACCGAGGACGGGGGTCCCAAGGACATCATTCACAACTGTCAGAACGGGTTTCTCATCAATCCGCTGGAGCCGATATCGATTGGCGATGCGATCGTCAAACTCCTGGTGGACCAGGACCTGTGGCGGCAGTGTGCGGCCAACGGCCTGCGAGGCGTGAGCGACCATTATTCCTGGGATGCGCATGCGTACCGCTACCTGGAGGTTATCAAGCCGATCGCCGAGAGTTCGGAACGACTTCAACGCAAGCCGGTCATTCGCCGTCAGCATCTCTACTGCGACCGGGCCATTGTCAGCGATCTCGATCTCAACCTGGTTGGCGATTCCGACGCCCTGGAACGGCTTCTTGAGCAGCTTCGCTGGCAGCGAACCCGCAGTTATTTCATCATTGCCACGGGACGTCGATTTGACGCCACCTTGAAATTGATGAAAAAACACAATATTCCCGAACCGGATGTACTCATTACCAGCAGCGGCACCGAGATCTATCATGCCCCCAAACTCACCGCAGACACTGCCTGGGCAAAGCATATCGATCACCAGTGGACACCGCACATCGTCAAGGCACTCCTGACCGATTTACCCGGTCTGAAACTGCAGCCCGCAGCCGAACAGAGCCGCTATAAAATCAGTTATTATTTCGACCCGGAACTGGCCGATCTCGAGGAGATCAAACAGATCCTCTACCGCGATGAGCAGGCGGTGTTCATTCAGACCGCCTTTGGCCAGTTCCTCGATATCCTGCCCCTGCGTGCATCCAAGGGCATGGCCCTGCGTTATGTGGTGCAACAGTTGCGGCTTGAGTTGGAAAAGGTTTTCGTGGCCGGTGGTTCGGGCGCGGACGAGGACATGATGCGCGGCAACACCCTGGCTGCAGTGGTGGCCAACCGCCATAACGAAGAACTGTCCCAGCTGGTGGATGTGGAACGGATCTATTTTTCCGAACAGTCCTATGCCGCAGGAATCCTCGAGGCCATCGAGTTTTACGATTTTTTCGGCGAGTGCCGCGATCCGCGGTCCTCCGGAGGCCATGACGATGCCTAGGCTGCTGCTCTGTACCGATATGGATCGGACCGTGATCCCCAATGGCCATCAAGTCGAGCATCCGCATGCCCGGGAAACATTCTCCCGGCTGTGCAGTCTGCCGCAGGTCTGCCTGGTCTATGTGACCGGTCGCGACCTCATGTTGACGAAGCAGGCCATTGATCACTACCGGCTGCCCATGCCGGCCTATGCGATTACCGACGTGGGCACAAAAATTTACGAGCAAACAGAGGGGAGCTGGCTGGAGCTCTCCTCCTGGCGCGAGGAGATCGCCGTGGACTGGGCGGGCAAGGAGCACGGTCAACTGGAGGCGGTGCTTGCCGATCTTGATGATTTGACGTTGCAGGAAGTCGACAAGCAGCAGGAGTTCAAGCTCAGCTACTACGTAGCCTTGGAGGTGGACCATCAACCGCTCTTGGCCCGTATCGACAACCGTCTGCAGGGCATGGGCGTCAACGCCAGCCTCATCTGGAGTATCGATGAACCCAACGAAATCGGTCTGCTTGATATTCTGCCTCGTCATGCCACCAAGATGCACGGCATTGAATTTCTCGCCGACCATCTGGGCTACCGGCGTGAAGAGATCCTCTTTGCCGGTGACAGCGGCAACGATCTGCCGGTGATGGGCAGTGCGATCCGTTCCATTTTGGTGGCCAATGCCGATTGTGCAACCAAGACGGCGGCAGAGCAACTGGCCAGGGACAACAATGTCGCTGATACCCTGTATCTGGCCGAATCCGACTCCTTTGCCCTTGGCGGCAACTACGCCGCCGGTGTTTTGCAGGGCGTGGTTCATTTTGCCCCTGCCATTGCCCAGGCCCTCAACCTTTGATCGATGAATATCCAGAGGACAGCTATGCAGAAACAGGCAGGACTCTTTATTTTTGGTGAGGTGTTGTTCGATTGCTTTCCCGGCGGGGAGCAGATTCTCGGCGGTGCGCCCTTTAACGTGGCCTGGCATCTGCAGGCCCTGGGAGATCGCCCCCTGTTCATCTCCCGCATCGGCGAAGATGCACAAGGCGGACAGATTCTTCAAGCCATGCGCCAGTGGGGGATGGAGACCGGGGCAATGCAGATCGATACCACCCGGCCGACCGGTCGGGTCGAGGTGCGCATCACCAACAACGAGCCCAGTTACGACATCGTTGCCGACAGCGCCTATGATCGTATTTCGGCCGCCGACCTTCCGGATTGCTCCGGCGGGGGTGTGCTCTATCACGGCACGCTTGCCCTGCGGCAGGAGGAGTCGCGGGAGGCCCTGCGGCGGCTCTCGGAAAAGCCAGCACTGAAAGTTTTTCTCGATGTCAATCTGCGGGCACCCTGGTGGAAGCGGGAGAGCGTCGTGGACCTGCTGCACAGGGCCTATTGGGCCAAGATGAACGAGCTCGAGTTACAGCTGCTGACGCAGACAGAGGACGATATCGCCCAACAGATGGAAGCCCTGCAGAATCAATGCGGGCTTGAGCAGTTGATCGTCACCCGCGGAGAGCGTGGTGCACTGGTCAGGACAGCGGGTGGTGCGATGCAGAGTTTCAGCCCGGAAAAGGTCGATGCTGTGGTCGATACCGTGGGTGCCGGCGACGCCTTCAGTGCCGTATATCTCCATGGTCTGCTGGCGGGCTGGCCCATCGAAACAATTGGCAGGAGAGCCCAGCGTTTTGCTGGCAAGGTGATCGGGCTTAGAGGGGCGACAACCAGCGATTCCCATTTTTACCAAGACGTACAGGATTTTTGATCTGCCGGAGCAGGATCACCTCATTTTCCTCGAATACAGAAGGTTTTTTCATATGTACGAACAGGTTTCCCATACACTGCTCAACGATATTCTCAACCGGATCAAGCCCGAGATATCGAAGCAGGATCTCCGCCATTTTTATACCCGCTTGGGCGCCAATTTTTACGGCATCCACTCGCTTTTTCAACGGCTCTACGGCGATCGCGAAGATTTTGAAGAGCAGGCGCAGAAACTGGTGGAGACCATGGCCTCCCAGTATATTCAGCGTCCCCAGGAACTGCGTGAACTGGATCTGGCCCGGGAAAAGGACTACAACTGGTTTTTGAGTCAGCAGTGGGTGGGTATGGCCCTGTACTGCAAAGGTTTTGCCGGTACCCTCCAGGGGCTGCAGGAGCGGTTGTACTACTTCCAGGACTTGGGCGTCAACATGGTCCATGTGATGCCGATTCTGCAGTGCCCGGAGGGAAGCAGCGACGGCGGCTATGCGGTGAGCGATTTTCGCGAGATCAATCCCGAGGTCGGCACGCTGGAGGATCTCCAGCAGATGGCCAGGGAGATGCGGCAGCGCGATATCCTGCTGGTACTCGATGTCGTGGTCAATCATACCTCCAACCAGCATTACTGGGCCAGGCAGGCCAAGGCCGGCGAGAAAAAGTATCAGGACTACTACTACTGCTTTGAAAATCGCAACGTACCCGACATGTTCGAGCAGAGCATGCCCGAGGTCTTTCCCGAAAATGCGCCGGGCAACTTCACCTGGGACGAGGAGATGCAGCGCTGGGTGATGACCGTATTCAATGACTACCAGTGGGATCTGAATTACAGCAATCCGTCGGTTTTCATTGAAATGATCAATATCATCCTCTTTTGGGCCAACCAGGGGGCGGATATCTTGCGTCTTGATGCGGTGGCCTTTCTCTGGAAAAAAATCGGCAGCAGCTGCCAGAACGAGCGGGAAGCCCATCTCATTTTGCAGCTGTTCAAGGACTGTTGCCAGGTGACCGCGCCAGGCGTGGTCTTCATTGCAGAGGCGATCGTCGCCCCTTTGGAGGTGATCAAATATTTCGGCGAGGATGCGGTTATCGCCAAGGAGTGCGAGATTGCCTACAACGCCACCTTCATGGCACTGATGTGGGACGCGGTGGCCACCAAAAATACCCGGCTGCTCAACCAGGGAATCAAGAACCTGCCGGTGAAGCTGGACCGGGCCACCTGGCTCAACTACATCCGCTGCCACGACGACATCGGCTTTGGCTTCGATGACCGCAGCATCGTCAGCTGCGGCTACGACCCGGCCAAGCATCGCAAGTTTCTCATCGATTATTTCATCGGCAACTATGAGGATTCCCATGCCCGCGGGTTACCCTTTGGCCAGAATCCCAAGACCGGAGATGCGCGCATTTCCGGTTCTCTGGCCTCGCTGGCCGGCCTGGAGTACGCCCTGGAACAGGGAGACGATAGTGCCATTGACGATGCCATCCAACTGATTGTCCTGCTGCACGGGATGATCATGAGTTTTGGCGGTCTGCCGCTGTTGTACTACGGTGATGCCATTGGCACGCTCAACGACGATTCCTATCGCCAGGATCCCTTCAAGAAAAGCGATACCCGCTGGGTGCACCGGCCATCCATCGACTGGGAGAGGGCGGAGCTGAGAAACATGCCGGGAACGGTCGAATATAAAATTTTCAGCGAAATCAAGCGGATGATTGCCGTACGCAAGGAAATCGAGGTCTTTGCCGACTTCAACAATCGTGAGTTGCTCGAGGTCGAGAACCCCTACCTGTTCGTCTTTGGCCGCTATCATCTGCAAAGAGCCAACGAGTGGGTCCTGGTGGTGGCAAATTTCAGCGACAAACCCCAGCATCTCAATCTGGAAGAACTCGGGTCATGGCGCGGGCAGCGTCCCCTGGTGGATCTCTATCGCGGGGAGAGCCCGGAGATTTTTAAACAGTCGTTGGTTATCCCCCGTTTTCGCTTCTACTGGCTCAGTGAGCGATAGGCCCTGAACCGGCTTGGGATGAGGGCCTATTGCGGTCCCCATCCCATTTGTCAATTGTTTTCTTCGGCGACCGCCGAAATCCTAGACTCCTCAGGTACCACCAAAACCAATGGTCACCCGGCCATCAATCACAATGACCGGGACCTTGCGTTGGCCCTGGCTGTGCTTGAGCATCTCCTCCATCCGCGTACTGTCAAGCTTCACATCGTAAAAGGTATGACCTGGATTCGCCGCACGGGCGCGATCCGTATGGGGTCAGCCTTTCTTCCCGAAAATGATCGTGGTGTTCATAGTTCAACTCCTCAAATACATCGTTTTCTGTCACCGCCGTGCTATTGATCCCGGCGGTACCTCATGGGATAAGAGTATCCCATGGAGATAAAAATGGAATGATGGCCTGGCGAAAATCAGGGCAAGGTATGGGCAATATAAAAAGGTACCTTCTTATATTGACAGGGTGGTGGAAGATGTTATTGTACATGAAAAAGGAAGGTGCCTTTGAAATAACGACAACATTCCAAAAAGGAGATATATATGCATCATACATGTCACAAACATCATGGCCGGGGGAAACACGGTGGAGGCCGGGGCGAATTCGGCCGTTTGCACAAGGGATGCCGCCCGCATGGACGTGATCTTGGAAAAACCATGGGGCAGGGCTTGCAAACCATGGGGCATGAGGACAATGCGCCCTCCAAGGCCACGGCAATGAGCGGCGCTACCTGTCCGCTGTGCAAAAATCACTGCCCCCTGAGCGATCCCGGCTGCCCCAAAGGCGAGGTCTTTGCCCAGGCAAATGCACGATAGGAGTAAGGTATGACAGAACCTTCTCAATCTGGGACGACGGGGCAGGCGGAGGCACTGGCGAACCTGTTCCGTCATGCCTCCCGCATGATGGCCCGCGGTTCCCACCGGTCGCACCAGGCTCCCCATGCCCAGCAGCGGGTGCTGGCGATCCTGCGGGAACGCGGTCCGTTGACCCAGGCGGAGTTACTGCAACTGTTGGATGTCCGATCTTCATCCTTGAGTGAACTGATCGGCAAGCTTGTACATAGTGGCGCCATTATTCGCAGGCGCAACGAGAACGATAAACGGGGGTATATCCTCTCCCTCAACGAAAACGGAGGGGATGGAAACAGGGTGGTTCCCGAGACCGGACCCATGTTCGAAGCAAACCCTTTCAGTTGTTTGGATAGTCAAGAACAGCAGCAGTTGCAGACGCTCTTGGTGAAAATTATCGATCACCTGGGGCAAAACAGGCGTGGACAAGGCGGAAGAGGGAGGGGGCGGCGTCATTATTTGAGAAACCAAGTGGACCGGGAGGATACCGCCAAGGGCAAACGGCATAGCCGTTTCGGCCATTCGGTTCGTGGCCGGGGCCGGCAAAAGGGCAACAACAGTACTGATGGGGACGAGGAGATTTAAAAGATGCCCATCCCCACGCCGGCGGCCATGGTGTGGCCCAGTTCTTCGATATTGGCCATATCCTCCTCTGTGGGTTCACCGACCACGCGCAGGTGCTCCAGGGCCTGGCGCCACTTGTATCCGGCGGCAATCCGCTCGATCTGGGTGATCGCGCCCCGGCCGTCGTTGCCGGCGCAGACAAAAAGCACGTAGGGCAGGCCAATGGTTTTTTCGCGTGCATCCTCATAGGTCCGGTCGAAAAAATCCTTGATCATCCCGGCCATGGTGCCGAAGTATTCCGGCGAACCGATGGCTATGCCGCGGCATTGGAGGAGATCCTCGAGGCCGGCCTCTGCGGCGGGCTTGCAGATGGTTTCCACCTCCTCCTCATGGCCGGCACCCAGGGCAAACCGCTGGGCCATCCGCTGCATGGTCCCGCCCTGGGAGTGATAGAGCACAAGCAATTTTTTACGCAGTGGCGTGCTCATTTTTCAATACCGATCCGCGCTTCAACGCCCTTGTTGTAGTAGTGTTTGATTTCCTGCATCTCCGTCACCAGATCCGCCATATCGATCAGTTCCTGAGGGGCGTAGCGGCCGGTCAGAACGACCTCGACATGTTCGGCCCGATCGAGAAGAGCGGCTTTGAGCTCCGCAAATGTCAAAAGACCAAAATAGAGGGCGATATTGGCCTCATCGAGCACCACCAGATCATAGGCACCGGAGCGAAGAATGGCGGCCATCTCGGCTAGGCCGTCCTTGGCGGCCTGGTGATCCTCCTCCGTGGGCTGGGTATAGATAAAACAGCCCCGGCCGTACTGTTTGAGGGTGATGTTGGCGATTGTCGGCAATAGGTCGAGCTCGCTGTAATGCATCCCCTTGATAAACTGCCCAATATAGACCTTTTTCCCGGCAGCTGCCGCCCGCAGGCTCAGGCCGAGCGCGGCTGTGGTCTTCCCTTTTCCGTTGCCGGTGTAGACGTGGATGTATCCATGCATGCGCTTTCCTCCTGAAATCAAATGCAGTCAGGCCCAGTTTACTTGCCGCACCATTGCTGCTCGCAGGGAATGCCGTCACCGTTTGCGTCGAGCTGGACATTGGGGCAGTGACGGAGGAAAAATTCGGCCTCCGTACAGGAGGTCATCTGACTGCAGAGGGTGCGGCCATCGCATTTGGGGTCAAGAGTGCGCGAAGGGGCATCTGTTGTCGTGATGTTCACTGCATCCGATTCGTCGTTTCGATACAACCCCAGATAGCCGTAGCCAAGGACAGCGATAAAGAGGGCCAAAGAGGCAAAGGCCGTGGTCGTGCTGGACCGTTTTCGCCCTGATATTGGCGGTTGCGGACGAGTCGTCGCTGTGGTTTGCCGTGTTACCAGAACGGCTGTTTGTTTACCGTTCTTGTCGATCTCAAAGGTGACAGAGAGCTTTTCGTGCAGCTGCGGCACGGAACCATCCTGGGGAAAGGCGGCCAACTCAACCCAGATGTCCCGACCGCCCCGCT
Coding sequences within it:
- a CDS encoding alpha-amylase family glycosyl hydrolase, whose product is MYEQVSHTLLNDILNRIKPEISKQDLRHFYTRLGANFYGIHSLFQRLYGDREDFEEQAQKLVETMASQYIQRPQELRELDLAREKDYNWFLSQQWVGMALYCKGFAGTLQGLQERLYYFQDLGVNMVHVMPILQCPEGSSDGGYAVSDFREINPEVGTLEDLQQMAREMRQRDILLVLDVVVNHTSNQHYWARQAKAGEKKYQDYYYCFENRNVPDMFEQSMPEVFPENAPGNFTWDEEMQRWVMTVFNDYQWDLNYSNPSVFIEMINIILFWANQGADILRLDAVAFLWKKIGSSCQNEREAHLILQLFKDCCQVTAPGVVFIAEAIVAPLEVIKYFGEDAVIAKECEIAYNATFMALMWDAVATKNTRLLNQGIKNLPVKLDRATWLNYIRCHDDIGFGFDDRSIVSCGYDPAKHRKFLIDYFIGNYEDSHARGLPFGQNPKTGDARISGSLASLAGLEYALEQGDDSAIDDAIQLIVLLHGMIMSFGGLPLLYYGDAIGTLNDDSYRQDPFKKSDTRWVHRPSIDWERAELRNMPGTVEYKIFSEIKRMIAVRKEIEVFADFNNRELLEVENPYLFVFGRYHLQRANEWVLVVANFSDKPQHLNLEELGSWRGQRPLVDLYRGESPEIFKQSLVIPRFRFYWLSER
- a CDS encoding HAD-IIB family hydrolase → MKKNDQGLSIVLLSIHGLIRGNNLELGRDADTGGQTLYVVELAQALAKQRGIARVDLVTQRVVDDSVSPDYAQHLEILGENLRIVRIDAGPEQYLPKEQLWDHLDFFADNLVNFFQEENSFPHILHSHYADAGYVGCRLANQLGIPLIHTGHSLGRVKRSRLLASGLNAEEIESRFNMSRRIEAEEQTLSTAERVITSTHQEIAEQYELYDYYQPEQMRVIPPGTNLNQFTPPTGDEHKSALFATLTRHLKDPHKPIVLALSRPDHRKNIAALVEAYGQNERLQELANLIIIAGNRDDINELDEGAQEVFRELLLVIDRYDLYSKVTMPKHHRRDQVPMIYRIAAASGGVFVNPGLTEPFGLTLIEAAASGMPIVATEDGGPKDIIHNCQNGFLINPLEPISIGDAIVKLLVDQDLWRQCAANGLRGVSDHYSWDAHAYRYLEVIKPIAESSERLQRKPVIRRQHLYCDRAIVSDLDLNLVGDSDALERLLEQLRWQRTRSYFIIATGRRFDATLKLMKKHNIPEPDVLITSSGTEIYHAPKLTADTAWAKHIDHQWTPHIVKALLTDLPGLKLQPAAEQSRYKISYYFDPELADLEEIKQILYRDEQAVFIQTAFGQFLDILPLRASKGMALRYVVQQLRLELEKVFVAGGSGADEDMMRGNTLAAVVANRHNEELSQLVDVERIYFSEQSYAAGILEAIEFYDFFGECRDPRSSGGHDDA
- a CDS encoding PAS domain-containing protein; amino-acid sequence: MPDHSLSSDANTTGSRRLFKELQNQRVELERQNEELRLARAEVEAGLEKYYQLYDFAPVGYCTVDRKGEVQESNLAGALLLGIDRARLLNRPIECFVAPESIAALGEFFTKVFSEEQKATGEILIADGDGGQRHLYLEGAGFENALGRWQCRIAMMDVTESRRNSIELEHYRYHLEELVQQRTSELETANARLREQAENLASIYQALQSIGLIVCHLDKDDARIDIFSAGAEKLFGHRQEEMLGKSLSLICPHKGPRLLFSQMEQWRMGEPMQSFNMTLMRKSGDQFPAVVSIHPFCKVDGVFTKLVGGFRDISELIQVQEQLQDMNNELERRVAARTTELHESNVALTVLLKKREEDRKILADQVVSNTSHLVDPLVERLRKTNLSGEQRTLVDILAANITELTSPFSANFSSKLNRLTPAELQVANLVKLGKRTKEIAEIMHLSPGTISIHRKNIRRKLELTHQKTNLQTMLSNNS
- a CDS encoding methyltransferase, with product MNLAELLQISGSYWQTCTLHAGVKMDVFSPLCHRSMTAEALAQQLHADPRGLDMLLSALCAMELLVKEGRAFSCNEFSATYLGKQSPQYMGHIIMHHHYLVEGWSKLDQAVQSGTPVRRNSSFETDGRERESFLMGMYNLANQLAPKLAEQLNLADRKRLLDLAGGPGTYAIHFCRKYPQLEAVVFDLASTRPFAETTIAAHGLKDRIRFLAGDVLEDPIGSGFDVVWISHLLHSLGPATSQAVVDKAAAALAKGGTVLIQEFIVDDERTSPLHPALFSLNMLLGTREGQAYAEGQLAEMLNRAGLSRVERLELNLPNGAGILRGIKGRSSV
- the amrS gene encoding AmmeMemoRadiSam system radical SAM enzyme, producing MHEALFYQAGEAQKVVCNLCHHHCRISSGKRGRCGVRENREGRLYSLVYGQLVAEHIDPIEKKPMFHLLPGSLSYSISTVGCNFQCRHCQNYQISQYPLVHQGQIAGSDRSPAFVIDQAVQAGCASISYTYVEPTIFYEFAYDCCLLARERGLKNIFVSNGYMTAEVVRHLAPVLDGINIDLKSFQDDFYVKICKARLDPVLENIRLFHELGVLVEVTTLVIPGHNDSEEELQAIAGFLYSISPDIPWHVSGFYPTYQMLDRPSTPAATLVRAREIGLNRGLRYVYTGNVVGSGGEDTLCPGCGALLIARRGFQSTLIGLENGHCAQCRTSIAGVWS
- a CDS encoding HAD-IIB family hydrolase codes for the protein MTMPRLLLCTDMDRTVIPNGHQVEHPHARETFSRLCSLPQVCLVYVTGRDLMLTKQAIDHYRLPMPAYAITDVGTKIYEQTEGSWLELSSWREEIAVDWAGKEHGQLEAVLADLDDLTLQEVDKQQEFKLSYYVALEVDHQPLLARIDNRLQGMGVNASLIWSIDEPNEIGLLDILPRHATKMHGIEFLADHLGYRREEILFAGDSGNDLPVMGSAIRSILVANADCATKTAAEQLARDNNVADTLYLAESDSFALGGNYAAGVLQGVVHFAPAIAQALNL
- a CDS encoding carbohydrate kinase: MQKQAGLFIFGEVLFDCFPGGEQILGGAPFNVAWHLQALGDRPLFISRIGEDAQGGQILQAMRQWGMETGAMQIDTTRPTGRVEVRITNNEPSYDIVADSAYDRISAADLPDCSGGGVLYHGTLALRQEESREALRRLSEKPALKVFLDVNLRAPWWKRESVVDLLHRAYWAKMNELELQLLTQTEDDIAQQMEALQNQCGLEQLIVTRGERGALVRTAGGAMQSFSPEKVDAVVDTVGAGDAFSAVYLHGLLAGWPIETIGRRAQRFAGKVIGLRGATTSDSHFYQDVQDF